The Gemmobacter aquarius genome contains the following window.
GCATGAGGAGCCGACGCTCGAAGTGCCCTCGGCACCCCCAACGAAAAAGACGCAGATCATCGCGATCTATGGCAAGGGCGGGATCGGCAAGTCCTTCACGCTGGCCAACCTGAGCCACATGATGGCCGAAAACGGCAAGCGCGTGCTGCTTATCGGCTGCGATCCGAAATCGGATACCACAAGCTTGCTGTTCGGCGGCAAGGCCTGCCCCACGATCATCGAAACCTCGACCCGCAAGAAACTGGCGGGGGAAGAGGTCAAGATCGGTGACGTATGCTTCAAGCGCGGCGGCGTCTTTGCGATGGAGCTGGGCGGGCCAGAAGTCGGCCGTGGTTGCGGCGGGCGCGGGATCATCCACGGGTTCGAGTTGCTGGAGAAACTCGGGTTCCACGACTGGGACTTCGACTATGTGCTCCTGGATTTCCTTGGTGACGTGGTCTGCGGCGGCTTCGGTCTGCCGATTGCCCGCGACATGGCGCAAAAGGTCATCGTGGTTGCCAGCAACGACCTGCAATCGCTTTATGTGGCGAACAACGTCTGCTCGGCGGTGGAGTACTTCCGCAAGCTGGGCGGCAATGTCGGTGTGGCCGGCATGGTCATCAACAAGGATGACGGCACCGGCGAAGCTGCGGCTTTCGCCAAGGTGGTGGGGATTCCGGTTCTGGCAAGCATTCCTGCCGATGACGACCTGCGCCGCAAGTCGGCCAATTACCAGATCGTCGGCACCCATGCGACGCAATGGGGCGGGCTGTTCACCGAACTGGCCGAGAATGTCGCCGATGCGCCGCCGCTGCGGCCCAAGCCTTTGACGCAAGACGGTCTTTTGGGCCTGTTCGATGCCGAAACCACGGGGGCGGATTTCGTGCTGGTCCCCGCGACAGACACCGACATGCGCGGCAAGTTCGCCGGCGTCGTGAAATCGCTGGAAGTGGTCTATGACAATGTTTGACCTTGGCGCACTGGAAAAACTCGAAGCGGCGCTGCGCGCCCTTGCCGGCAAAGGGGCCAAGGCATGACCGGCGAAACCCG
Protein-coding sequences here:
- a CDS encoding chlorophyllide a reductase iron protein subunit X, with amino-acid sequence MTLDIPNLKDFDTRLRDEAHEEPTLEVPSAPPTKKTQIIAIYGKGGIGKSFTLANLSHMMAENGKRVLLIGCDPKSDTTSLLFGGKACPTIIETSTRKKLAGEEVKIGDVCFKRGGVFAMELGGPEVGRGCGGRGIIHGFELLEKLGFHDWDFDYVLLDFLGDVVCGGFGLPIARDMAQKVIVVASNDLQSLYVANNVCSAVEYFRKLGGNVGVAGMVINKDDGTGEAAAFAKVVGIPVLASIPADDDLRRKSANYQIVGTHATQWGGLFTELAENVADAPPLRPKPLTQDGLLGLFDAETTGADFVLVPATDTDMRGKFAGVVKSLEVVYDNV